One Fusobacterium russii ATCC 25533 genomic region harbors:
- a CDS encoding TonB-dependent receptor yields MRKELLLMSIFVSLFSTFAMGQSEEKNIPVQKLNETVITTTEAFGTKTRETAKNIQVITADEIKLRGASTVQEALKGIPGVIVRKYDGGMANIDLRGSGDAVSFSGTTLLLDGVPMNGLVKLDINSIAIDDIDRIEIIQGGGAVVYGDGSTGGVVNIITKAAQNKTNYGSINLELASWKTKKANLTYGTNLTDKFSVAASYSNTSSMEYRERGYGTDYYGEKFDYRNRKDEKESIMLRTKYELKDGAIDLRYSHTENIDIYTGYLEKKEFDKNPRQKGQYSGLIENKIDIWNLSFNKKLTDKFDFLVYGGYSKDKSINQKQETKEYFIKPELKYNYAKDSYIIVGGDYRKGEREFKEILDVNGVLGKAPNDERKSKAIYLLNKTSFGNFQFTQGYRREKVEYKYSEKKYNSMTWALEKIVPKGNDYSNNNSFELGINYLYSSTGNTYFNYTRATRTPTIGEAGAWHGEYKTQKNDIFEIGLRDYYKNTFINTSIFYINSENEVYYDKTDPNYSKNRNFDGKVRRTGAQLSLIHDFNKLTLRENISYINPKVKTGQYKGKEFAGVPKWIFNLGATYKFTDKFLINADMYYQSKAYAVDDFDNYHGRGNDYLTVDTNISYSFDNGLEIYGGIKNLFDEKYASSITSTRTSWGSGARKIYYPADGRSFYTGFRYKF; encoded by the coding sequence ATGAGAAAAGAATTGTTATTGATGTCTATTTTTGTAAGTTTATTTTCAACATTTGCAATGGGGCAAAGTGAAGAAAAAAATATCCCAGTTCAAAAGTTAAATGAAACAGTTATTACGACAACTGAAGCTTTCGGAACAAAAACAAGAGAAACTGCTAAAAATATCCAAGTAATAACAGCAGATGAAATTAAATTAAGAGGAGCTTCAACAGTGCAGGAAGCATTGAAAGGGATTCCTGGAGTAATTGTAAGAAAATATGATGGTGGAATGGCAAATATAGATTTAAGAGGAAGTGGAGATGCTGTTTCTTTTAGTGGAACAACTTTACTTTTAGATGGAGTTCCTATGAACGGTTTGGTAAAATTAGACATAAACTCCATTGCAATTGATGATATAGATAGAATAGAAATTATTCAAGGTGGAGGAGCGGTTGTTTATGGAGATGGTTCAACTGGTGGAGTTGTAAATATAATAACTAAAGCAGCTCAAAATAAGACTAACTATGGTAGCATTAATTTAGAACTGGCTTCATGGAAAACTAAAAAGGCTAATCTTACATATGGAACTAATTTAACAGATAAATTTTCTGTAGCTGCATCATATTCCAATACATCTTCGATGGAATATAGAGAAAGAGGGTATGGGACTGACTATTATGGAGAAAAATTTGACTATAGAAATAGAAAAGATGAAAAAGAATCAATAATGCTAAGAACAAAATATGAACTAAAAGATGGAGCTATTGATTTGAGATATAGCCATACAGAAAATATAGATATTTATACAGGTTATTTAGAGAAAAAAGAATTTGATAAAAATCCTAGACAGAAGGGGCAATATTCAGGGCTTATAGAAAATAAAATAGATATTTGGAACTTATCATTTAATAAAAAATTAACAGATAAATTTGATTTCCTTGTATATGGCGGTTATTCTAAGGATAAAAGCATAAATCAAAAACAGGAGACAAAAGAATATTTCATAAAACCGGAACTTAAATATAATTATGCAAAAGACAGCTATATAATAGTTGGAGGAGACTATAGAAAAGGAGAGAGAGAATTTAAGGAAATACTAGATGTAAATGGTGTTTTAGGCAAAGCTCCCAATGATGAAAGAAAGTCAAAGGCAATTTATTTATTAAATAAAACAAGCTTTGGAAATTTTCAATTTACTCAAGGATATAGAAGAGAAAAAGTAGAGTATAAATACAGTGAAAAAAAATATAACTCAATGACATGGGCTCTTGAAAAAATTGTTCCAAAAGGAAATGACTATTCTAATAATAATAGTTTTGAATTGGGTATAAATTATTTATACTCTAGCACAGGTAATACTTATTTCAATTATACAAGGGCAACTAGAACTCCAACTATAGGTGAAGCAGGTGCTTGGCATGGAGAATATAAAACACAAAAAAATGACATATTTGAAATAGGATTAAGAGATTATTATAAAAATACTTTTATAAATACATCGATATTTTATATAAATTCTGAAAATGAAGTATATTATGATAAAACAGACCCTAACTATTCAAAAAATAGAAATTTTGATGGAAAAGTAAGAAGAACAGGAGCACAATTATCTTTAATACATGATTTTAATAAATTAACTTTGAGAGAAAATATATCATATATAAATCCTAAGGTGAAAACAGGTCAATATAAAGGGAAAGAATTTGCAGGAGTTCCTAAGTGGATTTTTAATTTAGGTGCAACATATAAATTTACAGATAAATTCCTAATAAATGCAGATATGTATTATCAATCAAAGGCTTATGCTGTTGATGACTTTGATAATTATCATGGAAGAGGAAATGATTACTTAACAGTAGATACGAATATTTCTTATAGTTTTGACAATGGATTAGAAATATATGGAGGAATTAAAAATTTATTTGATGAGAAATATGCATCAAGTATAACTTCAACTAGAACTTCATGGGGTTCAGGAGCAAGAAAAATTTATTATCCAGCTGATGGTAGAAGTTTTTATACAGGCTTCAGATATAAATTCTAA
- a CDS encoding ABC transporter substrate-binding protein: MKKKIKLFIILLLFLVPLKIFSENTEKNFYKRIVSLTLSGDEMLLGLVAENRIAGLSGKINEDKDFSYVVSKAKKFPKIESNVEKLIELEPDLVIAADWMKKDVLSQIEDVVSKLYIYDTPDNFEEQKKLIRELGAILKVESKADEIVNNMENRLRIVQEKIKPLNKNKKPKILLYTSYQTTAGKGTTFENMVELIGGINLASEVGIKGSQKISKEKLIELDPDIIIIPTWSKDESGKFIKFFLEDESFKNLKAVKNKRVIVVPYAVTTPTSQYMIDGIEVLAQKIYNL, from the coding sequence TTGAAAAAGAAAATAAAGTTATTTATAATTTTACTTCTATTTTTAGTTCCCTTGAAAATTTTTTCAGAGAACACAGAAAAAAATTTTTATAAAAGAATAGTATCTCTAACATTGAGTGGAGATGAAATGCTGTTAGGACTTGTTGCAGAAAATAGAATTGCAGGCCTTTCAGGGAAAATTAATGAGGACAAAGATTTTTCCTATGTCGTTTCCAAAGCAAAGAAATTTCCAAAGATTGAAAGCAATGTAGAAAAATTAATTGAGTTAGAACCGGATTTAGTAATTGCAGCTGATTGGATGAAAAAAGATGTCTTATCTCAAATAGAGGATGTAGTTTCTAAATTATATATTTATGACACACCTGATAATTTTGAAGAGCAGAAAAAACTCATAAGAGAATTAGGAGCTATACTTAAAGTGGAGAGTAAAGCAGATGAAATAGTTAACAATATGGAAAATAGATTGAGAATAGTTCAGGAAAAAATTAAGCCTTTAAATAAAAATAAGAAGCCTAAAATATTACTTTATACTTCCTATCAAACAACAGCCGGTAAAGGAACAACTTTTGAAAATATGGTTGAATTGATAGGAGGAATTAACTTAGCAAGTGAAGTTGGGATTAAAGGCTCTCAGAAAATATCTAAGGAAAAACTAATTGAATTAGATCCGGATATTATAATAATTCCTACTTGGTCCAAGGATGAATCAGGAAAATTCATCAAATTTTTTTTAGAAGATGAAAGTTTTAAAAATTTAAAAGCTGTTAAAAATAAAAGAGTAATTGTTGTTCCCTATGCTGTAACAACACCTACTTCACAATATATGATTGACGGAATAGAAGTTTTAGCTCAAAAAATCTATAATTTATAA
- a CDS encoding FecCD family ABC transporter permease: MTILLVFIIIFSLFYGTVKVPILEIFKIILNKLGLTNFEIIKKSFIPIILYVRLPRIMVSVLVGGALAVSGCTMQSILKNPIADSSIIGISSGASLGAVIAIATGLSTQYLFALPFLSIFCALLVSSLVYKISVMRAKTDNLLLILSGIAMSSFISAISSLILTILVDSQIREYIFWSIGSLSGRRWEHFYLGVAPILILSIIIFFYGKELNILLLGDEEAKSLGINVSLVRKKILVMVAVLTGMSVCISGNIGFVGLIVPHILRKLIGPDNKKLLRASFLAGAFFLTLSDLLARLVLSPVEISVGIITALIGAPYFIYLIIRIRRGGIL; this comes from the coding sequence ATGACAATTTTGCTAGTCTTTATAATTATTTTCTCTCTTTTTTATGGTACTGTAAAAGTTCCGATTTTAGAGATATTTAAAATAATTTTAAATAAATTGGGATTAACTAATTTTGAAATAATAAAGAAGAGTTTTATACCGATTATTTTATATGTAAGACTACCAAGAATTATGGTTTCTGTTTTAGTTGGAGGAGCATTGGCTGTATCAGGCTGCACAATGCAAAGTATATTAAAAAATCCAATAGCCGATTCCAGTATAATCGGTATATCAAGTGGAGCCAGTTTAGGGGCAGTAATAGCTATAGCAACTGGTTTAAGCACTCAATACTTATTTGCATTGCCATTTCTTTCTATATTCTGTGCACTTTTAGTTTCAAGTTTGGTATATAAAATTTCTGTGATGAGAGCTAAAACTGATAATTTACTTTTAATTTTATCTGGTATAGCAATGAGCAGTTTTATAAGTGCAATATCTTCATTAATACTGACAATCTTAGTTGATTCACAAATAAGGGAATATATATTTTGGTCAATAGGAAGCTTGAGTGGAAGAAGATGGGAACATTTTTATTTAGGTGTTGCTCCCATACTTATTTTATCAATAATAATTTTCTTTTATGGCAAAGAATTAAATATTTTGTTGTTAGGTGATGAGGAAGCTAAATCTTTAGGAATAAATGTAAGTTTAGTTAGGAAAAAAATTTTGGTTATGGTTGCTGTTCTTACCGGAATGTCAGTCTGTATAAGCGGAAATATAGGTTTTGTAGGACTTATAGTTCCACATATTTTAAGAAAATTAATAGGTCCGGATAATAAGAAACTACTGAGAGCTTCTTTCCTTGCGGGAGCATTTTTTTTAACTTTAAGTGATTTATTAGCAAGGCTTGTTTTAAGCCCGGTTGAAATAAGTGTAGGAATTATAACAGCTCTTATAGGAGCACCTTATTTTATCTATCTAATCATAAGAATTAGAAGAGGAGGAATACTATGA
- a CDS encoding ABC transporter ATP-binding protein, whose amino-acid sequence MSNPILEVKKISYGVEEKEILKNVSFNCAPGEIIGLIGPNGSGKTTLLKALNRINKINSGEILLNGKNINLYNEKELAREISFMNQNTNPSFDFPCIDIVVLGRYPYLERFEEYRKSDIAIAEKYMRLTDTLKFRNKSILEISGGERQRVLFAKVLTQETIITLLDEPSSNMDMMFEEELLKYIRKMKDENKTVILAIHNLRMAIKYCSRLILLSDGEILKDGLPEEVVTEENLKKAYGVTTKVYYNEISKNLDFCIL is encoded by the coding sequence ATGAGCAATCCTATATTGGAGGTAAAAAAAATATCATATGGTGTAGAAGAAAAAGAAATTCTAAAAAATGTTTCTTTTAATTGTGCACCTGGAGAGATAATAGGACTTATTGGACCGAATGGTTCAGGCAAAACAACTCTTCTTAAAGCGTTAAATAGAATTAATAAGATAAATAGTGGAGAAATACTATTGAATGGCAAAAATATAAATCTTTATAATGAAAAGGAACTTGCAAGAGAAATATCTTTTATGAACCAAAATACCAATCCAAGTTTTGATTTTCCTTGTATTGATATAGTTGTACTTGGAAGATATCCATATTTAGAAAGATTTGAAGAATATAGGAAAAGTGATATAGCAATTGCGGAAAAGTATATGAGGTTAACAGATACACTAAAATTTAGAAATAAATCGATATTAGAAATATCCGGTGGTGAAAGACAAAGAGTTTTATTTGCTAAGGTACTGACACAGGAAACTATTATTACACTTCTGGATGAGCCATCCTCAAATATGGATATGATGTTTGAGGAAGAATTACTTAAATATATTAGGAAAATGAAAGATGAAAATAAAACAGTTATTTTAGCAATACATAATTTAAGAATGGCAATAAAATACTGTTCCAGACTTATTCTTCTATCAGATGGCGAAATATTGAAAGATGGATTGCCGGAAGAAGTTGTAACTGAAGAAAATTTGAAAAAAGCTTATGGAGTAACAACTAAAGTTTATTACAATGAGATATCAAAAAATTTAGATTTTTGTATTTTATAA
- a CDS encoding adenosylcobinamide amidohydrolase, which yields MKLLDTGDKVYRYNKSVIIKFVGKRAVLSTGIINGGYTEHLTSVFNNDAKTAPGMGCQLKAPTYKEHMEIISKEMGLDPYYTTGLGTAADMENMCIVQEKYKNLTVTALVTAGIETNGGRVGDEAAYIENNGKVEKVNHGTVNIIVSINANLAPRTLTRALVTITEAKTAAIQELLEGSKYSHGLATGSGTDGTIVYGNLESNNVYNDAGKHSKLGELIGKSVKKAVKDALAKQSGLTPEKQKSIFRRFRRYGVTAEKVWDRYIEENLELMDKKLEYIEFMEKIEKDEKLVALTSLYIHLMDQYDWGLLSKEIVREECMNILKQVIISLELDLKDIKFEKEEKNYENFFKYLSEEFIFVLVIFIKKKWEAKCLK from the coding sequence ATGAAGCTATTGGATACAGGGGACAAAGTTTATAGATATAACAAAAGTGTAATTATAAAATTTGTAGGAAAGAGAGCTGTGTTGAGTACAGGAATTATAAACGGAGGATATACTGAACATTTAACTTCTGTTTTTAATAATGATGCAAAAACAGCCCCTGGAATGGGATGTCAGTTAAAAGCTCCAACTTATAAAGAACATATGGAGATAATCTCTAAAGAAATGGGTTTAGATCCTTATTATACTACAGGTCTGGGAACAGCTGCAGATATGGAAAATATGTGTATAGTACAGGAAAAATATAAAAATTTAACTGTTACTGCACTTGTAACTGCCGGAATAGAAACAAATGGCGGACGTGTTGGAGATGAGGCAGCCTATATTGAAAACAATGGAAAAGTTGAAAAAGTAAATCATGGAACAGTAAATATTATTGTTTCAATTAATGCAAATTTAGCACCTAGAACTTTAACAAGAGCCTTAGTTACTATAACTGAAGCCAAAACAGCAGCCATACAGGAATTATTGGAGGGAAGTAAATATTCTCATGGTTTAGCAACAGGTTCGGGAACTGATGGAACAATAGTTTATGGAAATTTGGAAAGTAATAATGTATATAATGATGCGGGAAAACATTCAAAATTGGGAGAACTTATTGGAAAGTCAGTGAAAAAAGCAGTAAAAGATGCTCTTGCCAAGCAGTCGGGACTAACACCGGAAAAGCAGAAATCTATTTTCAGAAGGTTTAGAAGATATGGGGTTACTGCTGAAAAAGTTTGGGATAGATATATTGAAGAAAATCTTGAATTAATGGATAAAAAATTAGAATATATTGAATTTATGGAAAAGATTGAAAAAGATGAAAAATTAGTAGCATTGACATCTTTATATATTCATCTTATGGATCAGTATGATTGGGGACTTCTCTCAAAAGAAATTGTTAGAGAGGAATGTATGAATATCTTAAAACAAGTCATTATTTCTCTTGAGCTTGATTTAAAAGATATAAAATTTGAAAAAGAAGAAAAAAATTATGAAAATTTTTTTAAATATTTAAGTGAGGAATTTATTTTTGTATTGGTAATTTTTATTAAGAAAAAATGGGAGGCGAAATGTTTAAAATAG